The following proteins are encoded in a genomic region of Maribacter hydrothermalis:
- a CDS encoding alpha-2-macroglobulin family protein — MKKLYLILILLMFAQFGNAQEQNSYDSLWDKVLDFEMQNLTKSALQQTETIFERAKKEDNKVQIIKALLYKSQFIMTLEEDAKLRIVNDFKSEIAIANEPTKQILHSYLATLYWQYYQQNRFQFYNRTTTDVKVDSVDFRTWDLDTLFKEIDLHFTASLENPTTTQKLTISQFNDILETQEKNRVYRPTLFDLLAHTALEFYKTSENNISKPANAFEIDNEAILCEAYSSSFLKFDESETISLQAKALNIYQELIAFHFGNPDINPLVFVDIERLKFIHENATFSNKTELFLEVLKNSSENIKASPLSSLYTYEIALQYQKLGQSYNPKSNVEYQWKLKEAIALCDNVIARFPKSLGAQKCQVLKSQIQDYDIQLTAEKHIPSNTIGRLLVSYKNVESLNLHAYKITQKQLKTLEELYPDAKKESYIKNLKAAKTWSATLKTENDYQTHSTEISIPALDNGYYIIAAESVDNKKNIFSYTAVQATDIAIIETQTYTHQHYQIINRNNGKPITGASVTLSFLKNYRDNLKHQSYTTDKTGTITIKKNNDSWNNLTVTVKTENESAYFGEYYINRNYNQNNEHINYTCFLFTDRSIYRPGQPVYFKGIAISQEKGISKVLENHEIEITLSDVNGQEIEKHTLTTNEYGSISGEFILPNSGLTGQFSIRANSDTINLNGYTSISVEEYKRPKFETSFESVTETYKVNDSVTVTGKATAYAGSAISDAKVVYRVKRVVNLPRWFYWSRPYFNGSSQEITHGETETDASGNYKITFKAIPDTSIDKENLPTFTYEVTADVTDINGETRSTVTNVAVGYHALNVNLVVPESIDKTLKNTSFNITSRNLNGMFVAATGEVKLYKLQAPDNVLRPRPWTAPDYPGFAKDEFKKLYPYDAFENEDDPANWKKGKMVWQSNFNTQKSKEISFGKTKNWESGKYKMELFSKDKFGQEVKDIAIFTFIGTENTLADNQLFQIKTDKAQYEIGDKAQITFLSSAENLNISVIVEKNQKVFEQQVLTLNNNSKTISVPVTADDLGGFTINYSYAYANHFQWKNHNILVPYPSSDLQIETSTFRDKIAPGVDETWSFKIKGAAGEKVSAELLASMYDASLNQFRPHSWYFRPLSQPNYYSQRRTNAYTSFSTVDFQTFSHDNSLIYPSIYFDSFDSFGLNFLTFGNFFESRKMSRSAAPIAMMADGVELEESAMTDDAEVGNKLKDRAAGVEITEPEADNEKTDFDSVTIRKNLQETAFFFPTLQTDKEGNVSFNFTTPEALTRWNLQLLAHTKTLESSIVNLTTVTQKELMVTPNAPRFLREGDEITISGKISNLTKNLLTGEVKLELTDAVTGSNISDKLTDSAKGPNSIAFEVDSMGNTQVSWGLKIPNGLQSVQYKIIAKAGDFSDGEQNMLPVLTNRTLVTETLPMWIRSNQTKTFTLDKLKKTSSATINHHRLTLEMTSNPAWYAVQALPYLMEYPYDCNEQIFSRYYANTLANHIANSNPRIREVFDQWANSDALLSNLEKNEELKSLLIQETPWLRDAQSETEQKKRIGLLFNLNMMKSKQQSALNKLAQNQNSNGAWSWFNGGPDNRFITQHIITGMGHLNHLINSATFNNQSEMIEKAISYLDDEFVKEYEQMKKFTSNMNDDHLSAHQIHYLYMRSFFKDVKTTKKVDEITSYYIKQSQKYWTKKGLYAQGMLALVLHRMDDPKTAAKILRALKENSITSEELGMYWKSNTSSWFWYQAPIETQALLIEAFSEIRPTDVETIDNLKIWLLKNKQTNQWSTTKATTEAVYALLLKGSDWLSVTDAVEVLIGGEKINPSTLEDVKVEAGTGYFKTSWKTTEIQPKMGEVQISKKGNGIAWGALYWQYFEDLDKITSAETPLKLKKKIFLKKNTDTGEVISEVTDNTTLKVGDLVKIRIELRSDRDMEFVHMKDMRAAGFEPLNVISRYKWQDGLGYYESTKDASTNFFFDYLPKGVYVFEYDVRVNNAGDFSNGITTIQSMYAPEFSSHSEGVRVKVSN, encoded by the coding sequence ATGAAAAAACTATATTTAATTCTAATCCTGCTTATGTTCGCACAATTTGGTAATGCCCAAGAGCAAAATTCTTATGATTCACTATGGGACAAGGTTCTAGATTTTGAAATGCAAAATTTGACCAAATCTGCTTTACAACAAACAGAAACCATTTTTGAAAGAGCAAAAAAAGAGGATAATAAAGTACAGATTATTAAGGCGCTTCTTTACAAATCTCAATTTATCATGACCCTTGAGGAAGATGCTAAATTACGTATCGTAAATGATTTCAAATCTGAAATTGCAATTGCAAATGAACCTACCAAACAAATTCTTCATAGTTACCTGGCCACACTATATTGGCAATATTATCAACAAAACAGATTTCAATTTTACAACAGAACTACAACAGATGTCAAAGTAGATTCGGTAGATTTTAGAACGTGGGATCTTGACACCTTATTCAAAGAAATAGATCTACACTTTACTGCCTCTTTAGAAAACCCTACGACAACCCAAAAACTAACAATTTCTCAGTTTAATGATATTTTAGAAACACAAGAAAAAAATAGAGTTTATAGACCTACCCTCTTTGATCTCTTAGCACATACCGCTTTAGAATTTTATAAAACGAGCGAAAATAACATTAGCAAACCTGCCAATGCTTTTGAAATTGACAATGAAGCTATTTTATGTGAGGCTTACAGCTCCAGTTTTTTAAAATTTGACGAAAGTGAAACAATTTCCCTACAGGCAAAAGCATTAAACATCTATCAAGAACTGATAGCTTTTCACTTTGGTAATCCAGATATTAATCCGTTGGTATTTGTAGATATTGAGCGCCTAAAATTTATTCACGAAAATGCCACGTTCAGTAATAAGACCGAACTATTTTTAGAAGTACTTAAAAATTCTTCTGAAAATATAAAAGCGAGTCCATTATCTAGTTTATATACCTATGAAATTGCACTCCAATATCAAAAATTGGGTCAGTCTTATAATCCAAAGTCCAATGTGGAATATCAGTGGAAGTTAAAAGAGGCCATTGCTCTTTGTGATAATGTTATTGCCAGATTTCCAAAAAGTTTAGGTGCCCAAAAATGCCAAGTTTTAAAATCGCAAATTCAAGATTACGATATACAATTAACGGCTGAAAAGCACATACCAAGCAATACCATAGGAAGACTTTTAGTCAGTTATAAAAACGTGGAAAGTTTAAACTTACACGCTTATAAAATCACACAAAAACAACTTAAAACCCTAGAAGAATTATACCCTGATGCTAAAAAGGAATCTTACATTAAAAACTTAAAAGCAGCCAAAACGTGGTCAGCAACATTAAAGACCGAGAATGACTATCAAACACATAGCACAGAAATTTCAATACCCGCTCTTGATAATGGATATTATATTATAGCCGCTGAATCTGTCGATAATAAAAAAAATATATTTAGCTATACTGCAGTACAAGCGACAGACATAGCCATTATTGAAACCCAGACCTATACACACCAGCACTATCAAATAATTAATAGGAACAATGGCAAACCTATTACTGGTGCGTCCGTAACCTTAAGTTTTCTTAAAAACTATAGGGATAATTTAAAACATCAATCCTATACTACCGATAAAACAGGTACTATAACAATCAAAAAAAATAATGATAGTTGGAATAACCTAACGGTTACGGTCAAGACAGAAAATGAAAGTGCCTATTTTGGTGAGTATTATATTAATAGAAATTATAACCAAAATAATGAACACATAAATTATACTTGTTTTTTATTTACAGATCGGAGCATTTATAGACCAGGTCAGCCCGTTTATTTTAAGGGTATTGCCATTAGTCAAGAAAAAGGCATTTCTAAAGTTTTAGAAAACCACGAAATTGAAATAACGCTTAGTGATGTTAACGGACAAGAAATAGAAAAACACACCCTAACTACTAATGAATATGGGTCTATTTCGGGTGAGTTTATTTTACCGAACTCTGGCCTTACGGGTCAATTTTCTATTCGAGCTAATTCTGATACTATAAATTTAAACGGATACACAAGTATTTCTGTAGAGGAATACAAGCGACCAAAATTTGAAACCAGTTTTGAATCCGTTACAGAAACCTATAAAGTAAATGATAGTGTAACGGTTACAGGTAAAGCAACAGCATATGCAGGTAGCGCTATTTCTGATGCCAAGGTAGTTTACCGTGTAAAGCGCGTCGTAAATTTACCAAGATGGTTTTATTGGTCCAGACCCTATTTTAATGGCTCATCACAAGAAATTACCCATGGCGAAACCGAAACAGATGCATCAGGAAATTATAAAATAACCTTTAAGGCAATACCGGATACTAGTATAGATAAAGAAAACCTACCTACGTTTACTTATGAGGTTACAGCAGATGTCACCGATATAAATGGAGAAACCCGAAGTACGGTAACAAACGTTGCTGTTGGGTATCATGCCCTAAACGTAAACTTGGTGGTGCCAGAATCTATAGACAAGACCCTTAAAAATACGAGCTTCAATATTACCAGTAGAAATTTAAACGGAATGTTTGTTGCTGCTACTGGAGAGGTAAAATTATATAAATTACAGGCACCTGATAATGTTCTCCGACCCAGACCATGGACTGCTCCAGATTATCCAGGTTTTGCAAAAGATGAGTTTAAAAAGCTATATCCATATGATGCTTTTGAGAATGAAGACGACCCAGCTAATTGGAAGAAAGGCAAAATGGTATGGCAATCGAACTTTAATACTCAAAAATCTAAAGAAATCAGTTTTGGAAAAACTAAAAATTGGGAGTCGGGAAAATATAAAATGGAGCTATTTTCAAAAGACAAATTTGGTCAAGAAGTAAAAGATATTGCCATTTTTACATTTATTGGTACTGAAAACACCTTAGCCGACAACCAATTGTTTCAAATAAAGACGGATAAAGCTCAATATGAAATTGGGGACAAGGCGCAAATCACCTTTCTTTCAAGTGCTGAAAATCTAAATATCAGCGTTATTGTAGAAAAAAATCAGAAGGTTTTTGAGCAACAGGTACTTACGCTAAATAATAACTCTAAAACCATTTCAGTACCTGTTACAGCTGATGATTTAGGAGGATTCACAATTAACTACAGTTATGCCTACGCCAATCATTTTCAATGGAAAAATCATAACATTTTAGTACCCTACCCATCTAGTGATTTACAAATAGAGACTTCGACCTTCAGGGATAAAATAGCGCCAGGTGTAGATGAAACCTGGTCATTTAAAATAAAAGGTGCGGCTGGAGAAAAAGTAAGCGCAGAACTTTTAGCAAGTATGTACGATGCCTCTTTAAATCAATTTAGACCACATTCTTGGTATTTTAGACCATTAAGCCAGCCTAATTACTACTCTCAAAGAAGAACCAATGCCTACACTAGTTTTTCAACTGTTGACTTTCAAACATTTTCACATGATAACAGCTTAATCTATCCTAGCATTTATTTTGATTCGTTTGATTCGTTTGGACTGAACTTTCTTACTTTTGGAAATTTCTTTGAATCGCGAAAAATGTCAAGATCTGCCGCACCAATTGCAATGATGGCAGATGGTGTCGAATTAGAGGAATCCGCAATGACAGATGATGCCGAAGTAGGAAATAAATTAAAAGACAGAGCAGCAGGTGTAGAAATTACAGAACCAGAAGCTGATAATGAAAAAACAGATTTCGATTCAGTTACAATTCGTAAAAATCTACAAGAAACCGCATTTTTCTTCCCAACATTACAGACCGATAAAGAAGGGAACGTATCTTTTAATTTCACGACTCCAGAAGCATTAACACGATGGAATTTGCAACTCTTGGCACATACCAAAACGTTGGAAAGCAGTATCGTCAACCTTACAACGGTTACGCAAAAAGAATTAATGGTAACACCAAATGCACCACGTTTTTTACGTGAGGGTGATGAAATAACCATTAGCGGTAAAATTTCTAATCTTACCAAAAATCTACTTACCGGTGAGGTAAAATTAGAATTGACAGATGCTGTTACAGGTTCTAATATCTCAGATAAATTAACAGACTCCGCAAAAGGTCCGAATTCAATAGCTTTTGAGGTAGATTCCATGGGGAACACCCAAGTATCATGGGGATTAAAAATCCCTAACGGATTACAATCCGTCCAATACAAAATCATTGCAAAAGCAGGTGATTTCTCTGATGGTGAGCAAAATATGTTGCCCGTATTAACAAACAGAACTTTGGTAACAGAAACACTACCTATGTGGATTCGTAGTAACCAAACCAAGACATTTACTTTAGACAAATTGAAAAAAACTTCTTCAGCAACAATAAACCATCATAGGTTGACCTTAGAGATGACTTCCAACCCTGCTTGGTATGCAGTACAAGCTCTACCCTATTTAATGGAGTATCCGTATGATTGTAATGAGCAGATCTTTTCAAGATATTATGCCAATACATTGGCAAATCATATTGCAAATAGCAACCCTAGAATTCGTGAGGTGTTTGACCAGTGGGCAAATTCAGATGCGTTACTAAGTAATTTAGAAAAGAACGAGGAATTAAAATCGCTTTTGATCCAAGAAACGCCTTGGTTACGCGATGCACAATCTGAAACAGAACAAAAGAAAAGAATTGGATTGTTGTTCAATTTAAATATGATGAAAAGCAAACAACAATCTGCTTTAAATAAACTTGCTCAAAATCAGAATTCGAACGGGGCTTGGTCTTGGTTCAATGGCGGTCCTGATAACAGATTTATTACCCAACATATTATTACGGGTATGGGACATCTAAATCATTTAATTAATTCGGCTACGTTCAACAACCAATCTGAAATGATTGAAAAGGCAATTTCATATTTAGATGATGAGTTTGTGAAAGAATACGAGCAAATGAAGAAATTTACGTCCAATATGAACGATGATCATTTAAGTGCGCATCAGATTCATTATTTATACATGCGTAGTTTCTTCAAGGATGTTAAAACCACAAAGAAAGTAGATGAGATAACTTCTTATTATATAAAGCAATCTCAAAAATACTGGACCAAAAAAGGATTGTATGCACAAGGAATGTTAGCCTTAGTTCTACACCGAATGGACGACCCAAAAACGGCTGCCAAAATTCTGCGTGCTTTAAAAGAAAATAGCATTACCAGTGAAGAATTGGGTATGTACTGGAAGAGCAATACCAGTTCTTGGTTTTGGTATCAAGCACCTATAGAAACACAAGCTTTGCTGATTGAAGCATTTTCTGAAATTCGCCCTACCGATGTTGAGACTATAGATAACCTTAAAATTTGGTTGCTTAAAAATAAGCAAACCAACCAATGGAGTACAACAAAAGCAACTACAGAAGCGGTTTATGCTTTATTACTAAAAGGTAGCGACTGGTTATCGGTTACAGATGCCGTGGAAGTTTTAATTGGCGGCGAAAAAATTAACCCTTCTACATTAGAAGATGTAAAAGTCGAAGCAGGAACAGGATATTTCAAAACTTCCTGGAAAACAACTGAGATCCAACCAAAAATGGGTGAAGTACAAATTAGTAAAAAAGGTAACGGAATTGCATGGGGCGCTTTATACTGGCAATATTTTGAGGACTTGGATAAAATTACAAGTGCAGAGACACCGCTGAAATTAAAGAAGAAAATTTTCTTAAAAAAGAATACTGATACTGGTGAGGTGATTTCAGAAGTAACCGACAATACTACTCTAAAAGTGGGCGATTTGGTTAAGATTAGAATTGAACTAAGATCCGACCGTGATATGGAATTTGTACATATGAAAGATATGCGTGCAGCCGGTTTTGAACCCTTAAATGTAATATCCAGATACAAATGGCAAGATGGATTAGGATATTACGAAAGCACAAAAGATGCAAGTACAAACTTCTTCTTTGACTATTTACCAAAAGGAGTATATGTATTTGAGTATGATGTTCGGGTTAATAATGCCGGAGATTTCAGCAATGGCATTACTACCATACAAAGTATGTACGCCCCGGAGTTTAGCAGTCATAGTGAAGGGGTTCGTGTAAAGGTGAGTAATTAA
- a CDS encoding M13 family metallopeptidase, which translates to MKKIYFLAAGLVALASCKEEPKPTAEVEKIPGIVLENMDTTQNPKSDFYNYVNGNWMKFTEIPDDRTSWGGFSVLRKSTDDDVLKILAMAKEGGNYAASTDQAKALAIFDTKLDSASRNKAGITPLQPAFEAIASVKNLKDLQTVLATNAAVSSPFLGIGAGADLNNSSMNAVYLGANGLGLPDRDFYMDQDEKSIEIREEYKKHISKMLQKLGDSEANATAAADKILAMETQLAEPRLNKVESRDARNYNNPRTIAEVDKMLTTIDVNKLIADLGITKKFDTLLVTQLRYTEALDKFLKTTPIEDIKTLVRWDTFNNAAGRLTTEIETANWDFYSKYLRGAKEQRPADERALATVNGTVGEALGQLYVDAKFPPEAKAKAEKMIANVIDAFKDRISVLDWMSDSTKTKAIEKLDKFTVKIAYPDKWEDYSTMEVSGDKSYFDNMTAVDKWGELKNFSEIGEPVDKTEWGMSPQTVNAYFNPLNNEIVFPAAILQPPFYNYTADEAVNYGGIGAVIGHEISHAFDDSGSRFDADGNLKNWWTEADLAAFTERADALAAQYDSVMVLPDVYVNGKFTLGENIGDLGGLLGAYDGLQKYYAENGRPDDIDGFTAEQRFFMSWATVWRTKSRDEALRTQIKTDPHSPGMVRATQPLLNIQEFYDAFDIKEGDAMYLAPEKRVHIW; encoded by the coding sequence ATGAAAAAAATTTATTTTCTAGCTGCCGGTTTGGTAGCCCTTGCATCTTGTAAAGAAGAACCTAAACCTACTGCTGAGGTAGAAAAAATTCCCGGTATTGTTCTAGAGAATATGGACACCACCCAGAACCCTAAGTCAGATTTCTATAACTATGTAAATGGAAATTGGATGAAGTTTACGGAAATTCCTGACGATAGAACAAGTTGGGGAGGTTTTAGTGTACTTAGAAAATCTACAGATGACGATGTATTGAAAATTTTGGCAATGGCTAAAGAAGGTGGAAACTATGCGGCTTCTACTGATCAGGCTAAAGCGTTAGCGATTTTTGATACTAAATTAGATTCAGCATCTAGAAATAAAGCGGGTATTACCCCATTGCAACCTGCTTTTGAAGCAATTGCTTCTGTTAAAAATTTAAAGGATTTACAAACGGTATTAGCTACTAATGCTGCTGTATCTTCTCCGTTTTTAGGAATAGGAGCTGGTGCAGATTTAAATAACAGTAGTATGAATGCGGTGTATTTAGGTGCTAACGGTCTAGGTTTGCCCGATCGTGATTTTTATATGGATCAAGATGAGAAATCTATAGAGATTCGTGAAGAATACAAAAAGCATATTTCTAAAATGTTGCAAAAATTAGGAGATTCTGAGGCAAACGCCACTGCTGCCGCAGACAAGATTCTTGCAATGGAAACGCAATTGGCCGAGCCGCGTTTAAATAAAGTAGAAAGTAGGGATGCAAGAAATTATAACAATCCTAGAACAATTGCAGAGGTCGATAAAATGTTGACTACCATAGATGTGAATAAATTGATTGCCGATTTAGGTATTACCAAAAAATTTGACACACTTTTGGTAACTCAATTACGATATACGGAAGCCTTAGATAAGTTTTTAAAAACAACGCCTATTGAAGATATTAAAACCTTGGTGAGATGGGATACCTTTAATAATGCAGCGGGGAGATTAACTACTGAAATCGAAACGGCTAATTGGGATTTTTATAGTAAATATTTGAGAGGGGCAAAAGAACAACGCCCGGCAGACGAGCGTGCATTGGCGACAGTAAACGGTACTGTTGGTGAGGCCTTGGGCCAGTTATATGTTGATGCCAAATTTCCACCGGAAGCAAAGGCCAAAGCTGAAAAAATGATTGCGAACGTAATCGACGCTTTTAAAGATCGTATTTCTGTGTTAGATTGGATGAGCGATTCTACCAAGACTAAAGCGATTGAAAAGTTAGATAAATTCACCGTTAAAATCGCTTACCCAGATAAGTGGGAAGATTATTCTACAATGGAAGTTTCTGGCGACAAATCTTATTTTGATAATATGACCGCCGTTGATAAATGGGGCGAATTAAAGAATTTTTCAGAAATAGGTGAGCCCGTCGATAAAACGGAATGGGGAATGTCTCCACAGACTGTAAATGCATATTTTAATCCTTTAAACAATGAAATTGTATTTCCTGCAGCTATTTTACAACCTCCTTTCTATAACTATACTGCCGACGAAGCTGTAAATTATGGAGGTATTGGTGCAGTAATTGGTCATGAAATTTCTCATGCTTTTGATGATAGTGGTTCTCGTTTTGATGCTGATGGAAATCTTAAAAATTGGTGGACAGAAGCTGATTTAGCCGCTTTTACAGAAAGAGCTGATGCTTTGGCCGCACAGTACGATAGTGTTATGGTTTTACCGGATGTTTATGTAAACGGTAAATTTACTCTTGGTGAGAATATCGGTGATTTAGGCGGATTGTTAGGTGCTTATGACGGACTACAGAAGTATTATGCTGAAAATGGTCGTCCAGACGATATTGATGGCTTTACGGCGGAGCAACGCTTCTTTATGTCTTGGGCTACCGTATGGAGAACTAAGAGTAGAGATGAGGCTTTAAGAACACAGATCAAAACTGATCCACATTCGCCAGGTATGGTAAGAGCTACACAACCTTTGTTGAATATTCAAGAGTTTTATGATGCTTTTGATATTAAAGAAGGTGATGCTATGTATTTAGCTCCTGAAAAGAGAGTTCATATTTGGTAA
- a CDS encoding carboxypeptidase-like regulatory domain-containing protein: MISTITIAVKNPCKEKFTNFSKTQKGGFCMSCQKEVIDFTKVSDEELVRQLLSKNEKSCGMFKASQLKTYETNYTDTMNKSILTKGIGIMSMSLLALCATEVKGQETASIESAVEVVSFQHQNILGKVAVLQEKYTLSGTIVDEANEPLPGVNVVLKGTAIGTQTDFDGKFEFPQQLEANNILVFSYIGYETKTYKVEASENTNIDINISFNSYDVELMGDIVIGGTYTSKRTIFQKIGDLFR; this comes from the coding sequence ATGATAAGCACAATAACTATAGCCGTAAAAAATCCTTGCAAAGAAAAATTCACTAATTTTAGTAAAACCCAAAAAGGTGGTTTTTGCATGAGCTGCCAAAAAGAAGTAATTGATTTTACAAAAGTATCCGATGAAGAACTTGTTCGGCAATTGCTTTCTAAAAATGAAAAATCTTGTGGAATGTTTAAGGCATCCCAGCTAAAAACATATGAAACAAATTATACAGACACCATGAACAAATCCATACTAACAAAAGGAATAGGAATTATGAGCATGTCTTTGTTAGCCCTTTGTGCTACTGAAGTTAAAGGCCAAGAAACCGCTAGTATAGAATCCGCTGTTGAAGTAGTTTCTTTTCAACATCAAAATATTTTGGGTAAGGTAGCTGTGCTACAAGAAAAATATACTTTATCCGGAACTATAGTTGATGAGGCAAATGAGCCCTTACCTGGCGTAAATGTGGTTTTAAAAGGTACTGCTATTGGTACACAGACGGATTTTGACGGGAAGTTTGAATTTCCTCAACAATTAGAAGCGAATAACATTTTGGTATTTAGCTATATTGGTTATGAAACTAAAACCTACAAAGTAGAAGCCAGTGAAAATACTAACATAGACATAAATATTTCGTTTAACTCGTATGATGTGGAATTAATGGGTGATATTGTAATAGGTGGCACCTATACTAGTAAGAGAACTATTTTTCAAAAGATCGGAGATCTTTTCAGATAA
- a CDS encoding DUF4136 domain-containing protein, with protein MRIFFLSIVLIVLASCGTIRVNYDYDNKTDFTSYTTYNYFGDMETGLSELDEKRLMNALDATLGEKGFMFAEEPDVFINIKSSVYKTQQRNNVGVGLGGGGGNIGGGVSIGIPVGGPKLNRELQIDFVDAVKDILIWQAISESPFREGDTPEEKSDKLKAVVDKIFSKYPPQ; from the coding sequence ATGAGAATCTTCTTTTTAAGTATAGTATTAATCGTTCTAGCATCTTGTGGAACAATAAGAGTTAATTATGATTATGATAATAAGACGGATTTTACTTCCTATACTACATACAATTATTTTGGTGATATGGAAACAGGTCTTAGTGAATTAGATGAGAAAAGATTAATGAATGCTTTGGATGCTACTTTAGGCGAAAAGGGATTTATGTTTGCAGAAGAGCCAGATGTTTTCATTAATATTAAAAGTTCTGTTTATAAAACACAACAAAGAAATAATGTTGGCGTAGGCCTTGGTGGGGGCGGTGGTAATATTGGTGGCGGTGTATCTATTGGTATACCGGTTGGCGGTCCAAAACTTAACCGAGAACTTCAAATTGACTTTGTAGACGCCGTAAAAGATATACTTATTTGGCAAGCCATAAGCGAAAGCCCGTTTCGTGAAGGAGATACGCCAGAAGAAAAGTCAGATAAATTGAAAGCAGTAGTTGATAAAATATTCAGTAAATATCCCCCCCAATAA
- a CDS encoding transglutaminase domain-containing protein yields the protein MRISKIFILLFSLTCFAQHSDFKDIDFKKADSIAKNYEGASLENLPVLTYNLTRTLETDVEKFRAIYTWISTNIENDYSSYLKISNKRKRLVNKRQAYLQWNTGITPKVFKTLLKDRKTACTGYAYLVKEMANLAGFKCNIINGYGRTPTLLLDESSAANHSWNSIEIDNKWYLCDATWSAGQTIIDNGIPRFEPNYFDGYFLAEPKLFAKNHFPSNSNETPAIHKDSLKSFMAGPVIYKDAFSASILPVLPINMHTTINKGESVSFSLKLPIYFTGEIQLVINKGGVQYSPNPIINRADNELCLTQVFEKKGLYDVHITIDSKLITTYVIKVK from the coding sequence ATGAGAATTTCTAAAATTTTTATACTCCTATTTTCATTAACATGTTTTGCGCAGCATTCAGATTTTAAAGACATAGATTTTAAAAAAGCGGATAGTATTGCCAAAAATTATGAAGGAGCAAGTCTAGAAAACTTACCCGTACTAACTTATAATCTAACCAGAACGTTAGAAACAGATGTAGAAAAATTTAGGGCCATCTATACTTGGATTAGCACTAATATTGAGAATGATTATTCTTCATATTTAAAAATAAGCAACAAAAGAAAAAGGCTTGTCAATAAAAGGCAAGCCTATTTGCAGTGGAATACGGGCATAACCCCAAAGGTCTTTAAAACCTTACTGAAAGACCGAAAAACCGCCTGTACGGGCTATGCTTATCTTGTAAAAGAAATGGCTAATTTAGCTGGCTTTAAATGCAATATAATTAATGGTTATGGTAGAACGCCAACATTATTATTGGACGAAAGTAGCGCAGCAAATCATTCTTGGAATAGTATTGAAATAGATAACAAATGGTATTTGTGTGATGCCACATGGTCTGCCGGGCAAACAATTATAGATAATGGTATTCCACGATTTGAACCTAACTATTTTGATGGCTACTTTTTAGCCGAACCTAAACTTTTTGCAAAGAATCATTTTCCAAGCAATAGCAATGAAACTCCGGCTATACATAAGGACAGTCTAAAATCATTTATGGCAGGTCCGGTCATTTACAAAGATGCATTTTCAGCATCAATACTACCAGTATTGCCAATTAACATGCACACTACTATAAACAAGGGAGAATCCGTAAGCTTTTCATTAAAGTTACCTATTTATTTTACCGGTGAAATCCAATTAGTAATAAATAAAGGAGGTGTACAATATAGCCCCAATCCAATTATAAATAGAGCAGATAATGAGCTATGTTTAACCCAGGTTTTTGAAAAGAAAGGATTGTACGACGTTCATATTACCATTGACAGCAAGCTTATTACTACTTATGTAATAAAAGTAAAGTAA